A genomic segment from Lineus longissimus chromosome 15, tnLinLong1.2, whole genome shotgun sequence encodes:
- the LOC135499658 gene encoding epidermal growth factor receptor-like isoform X1, whose protein sequence is MVVTKSDSVLVQSMDKFASKGRTNVDLVRNGAESDLCQCDKIRQSSERQSHWLHNLSSPARHSGICSLHQCRWFHLTLILIIFICGLSLLKVEGAGVVLDEKSRIDKMAVPWSIITKAFDMRVCAGTHEGLQSRPAKFRYDFLRERYTNCTYVNGNLEITFLDDPTINYDLGFLENIREVTGYVLIAYVYADYVPLKKLEIIRGQTLFSARRGEPKKYSLYVVANVKPNDKNVGLKELRFINLREILRGEIMFHNNNLLCYENQINWQDILDGDVNFKFDSTYYRRPCTTPCVKACDVDGRRLCWGSGPDYCQTLFKKMCSPQCDGRCFGPNPNQCCHAQCAAGCTGPRKSECRACQNFFNDGQCEPFCPPLEIYDKSEFKTVPNPNARYTYGSICVKKCPDNMLTDRSACVKSCPPDKLATTDLKCVPCDGPCPKKCPGMKSEYLDEVNIHNFTNCTIIDGNLRILKTTFDNDPYKNLTALDPAKLFKLSTVKEITGYLTIQHLPLEVKNLSFLGNLEKVSGRDVLSTHLSFSILYTSITSLGLKSLRSIMAGGVMIFDNRKLCYAMTVKWEKIIKDPKLFTIPNKYLYLKENRKKDQCDQDAQNCSVECDGCWGPGNSQCQACNNYTFNGLCIGSCKSQPRLYDAGNKTCKKCDDECSKGCRGPGPRNCTGDCKNFNDGPVCVSTCPIQKYPDTNKQCQPCHENCVGGCTGPANNIGKGACNKCGFLKMKEDGNTIDECLDKNPTEYFCPDGYYLQPGQGGKDTATPTNMWKGLPKCFKCHKLCKTCLGYGTYSCPICHYYRFQHSCFSECPTQDTYPMKKEGFDIECGRCHVQCKRGCDGASSTQCKYCANVKIVTEYQDDVTGEIRTTHNCTQACPEELPYVESDPETGEDLCVGELNSSKMNIVIGASVACILIVIIGIIIIAYWCRQRMLAKENMLKLTARMSGYDESVPLTPTDAKPDLAKLRLIKESELRKGGIIGSGAFGTVYKGVWVPEGENVKIPVAIKVLSEGTCPSQNKELLEEARIMTSVDNTYCIRILAVCMTAQMMLVSQLMPLGCLLDYVRKNKANIGSKALLNWCTQIAKGMTYLEDRAIVHRDLAARNVLVQSPTLVKITDFGLAKLLDYDEEEYHAAGGKMPIKWLALECIQHRVFTHKSDVWSYGVTVWELFTYGQRPYENVRARDVPDLLEKGERLPQPSICTIDVYMIMIKCWMLDAESRPSFRELADEFEKMARDPGRYLVITHDELCRFEDLATVASLSTPNLLMADFYPHVCDHKSVSWASYASSSCANIPGHAYDTVAGDKLMRLPSHNVDTQDLVRNMSIAVDGPEEVIDAEEYLMPKSTETTDEIDSPVLANGMNGISNGKVHIPSDYDERTPANSPARENQFLITPTKRDKKYAHLEGNFNRDRGSNGGSRYSSDPCKILSTKDPRDDHNDFLGRDPMKDYALHLPVDEDYYLTPKSSKPAHYMDIIDTDMYCNPRSMEPNSVDNPEYFQNGHHDNLPASPTSETKLRLDSSSPDSDVPGHEYYNEYNRLQQSDPSVLHPGETTV, encoded by the exons TTTGTGCTGGCACACACGAAGGTCTCCAATCGCGCCCGGCCAAGTTCAGATACGACTTCCTGCGAGAACGATACACGAACTGCACGTACGTCAATGGAAACTTAGAAATTACCTTCTTAGACGACCCGACAATAAATTATGACTTGGGCTTCTTGGAAAATATTCGCGAGGTGACGGGCTACGTCTTGATTGCATACGTCTACGCCGACTATGTCCCACTCAAGAAGTTGGAGATCATACGCGGGCAGACGCTGTTTAGCGCGCGGAGAGGCGAGCCGAAGAAATACAGCTTATACGTGGTGGCCAACGTGAAACCGAATGATAAGAATGTTGGACTGAAGGAACTCAGATTCATCAATTTGAGAG AGATCCTGCGTGGGGAGATCATGTTTCACAACAATAACCTGCTCTGTTATGAAAACCAAATAAACTGGCAGGATATTCTTGATGGCGATGTAAATTTTAAATTCGATAGCACATATTATCGAAGGCCGT GTACGACCCCTTGTGTTAAAGCATGCGACGTGGATGGCAGACGACTATGCTGGGGGAGCGGACCGGACTATTGCCAAACAT tgtTCAAGAAAATGTGCAGTCCCCAGTGCGATGGACGATGCTTTGGGCCTAACCCCAACCAGTGTTGCCACGCGCAATGCGCTGCAGGATGTACTGGACCAAGGAAATCAGAATGCCGAGCCTGCCAGAATTTCTTCAATGATGGCCAGTGCGAACCGTTTTGCCCGCCGTTGGAAATCTATGACAAATCAGAGTTCAAGACCGTCCCAAATCCAAATGCACGGTACACGTACGGCTCTATCTGCGTAAAGAAATGCCCTGATAACATGTTAACGGATCGGAGTGCGTGTGTGAAGTCTTGCCCGCCGGATAAACTCGCCACGACAGATTTAAAGTGCGTCCCTTGTGATGGCCCGTGCCCGAAAAAATGCCCTGGAATGAAATCGGAATATCTCGATGAGGTGAACATACACAATTTCACAAACTGCACCATTATTGACGGAAATCTGCGCATCTTGAAGACGACTTTTGATAACGATCCGTACAAGAATCTGACTGCTCTGGACCCAGCGAAACTGTTTAAGTTGTCAACAGTGAAGGAGATAACCGGGTATTTGACGATTCAGCATCTGCCTCTGGAGGTGAAGAATCTGTCATTTCTTGGGAATCTGGAGAAAGTGTCGGGCAGGGATGTCTTgag CACGCATCTGTCATTTTCAATCCTCTACACCAGCATCACATCGCTTGGGCTCAAGTCGTTACGGAGTATCATGGCAGGAGGCGTCATGATCTTTGACAACCGTAAGCTGTGTTACGCCATGACCGTCAAATGGGAGAAAATCATCAAGGATCCAAAATTGTTCACAATACCAAACAAGTATCTGTATTTGAAGGAGAATCGGAAAAAGGATCAATGTG aCCAAGACGCCCAGAACTGCAGCGTGGAGTGTGATGGGTGTTGGGGCCCGGGGAACAGCCAGTGTCAGGCCTGTAACAACTACACTTTCAACGGTCTGTGTATTGGATCCTGCAAATCCCAACCGAGACTTTACGACGCCGGGAATAAGACTTGTAAAAAATGTGATGATGAGTGCTCGAAGGGTTGTCGTGGGCCG GGTCCTCGTAACTGTACTGGCGACTGTAAGAACTTCAACGATGGGCCTGTTTGTGTGTCGACGTGCCCCATCCAAAAGTACCCGGACACGAATAAGCAATGTCAGCCATGTCATGAAAACTGTGTTGGAGG CTGCACCGGTCCTGCAAATAACATCGGCAAGGGGGCCTGTAACAAATGTGGCTTCTTGAAGATGAAGGAGGATGGTAATACGATTGACGAGTGTCTCGATAAGAACCCGACAGAGTATTTCTGCCCAGACGGTTACTATCTGCAGCCGGGCCAGGGTGGGAAAGACACTGCGACGCCAACAAATATGTGGAAAGGTTTACCG AAATGCTTCAAATGCCACAAACTGTGCAAGACCTGTCTGGGTTACGGTACCTACAGTTGCCCCATCTGCCACTACTATCGCTTCCAACACAGCTGCTTCAGTGAGTGCCCGACCCAGGACACCTACCCCATGAAGAAGGAGGGGTTCGACATTGAGTGCGGACGGTGCCATGTCCAGTGCAAGCGAGGGTGTGATGGTGCGTCGTCGACGCAGTGTAAATACTGCGCGAATGTGAAGATCGTGACGGAATATCAGGATGATGTCACCGGGGAGATTCGCACAACT CACAACTGTACACAAGCCTGTCCAGAGGAATTACCATATGTCGAAAGTGACCCAGAAACTGGCGAAGATCTTTGCGTCGGAGAACTGAATTCATC AAAAATGAACATCGTCATCGGTGCGTCTGTGGCGTGTATCTTGATTGTGATTATCGGTATTATCATCATTGCCTATTGGTGTCGCCAGCGAATGCTCGCCAAGGAGAACATGTTGAAGCTGACGGCGAGGATGAGCGGTTATGACGAATCTGTG CCGCTTACCCCAACAGATGCAAAGCCCGACTTGGCGAAACTTCGCCTCATCAAGGAGTCTGAACTCCGTAAAGGTGGCATCATCGGTTCGGGCGCGTTCGGTACTGTGTACAAAGGAGTCTGGGTACCCGAGGGCGAGAATGTCAAAATACCTGTCGCGATCAAGGTCTTGTCGGAAGGAACATGCCCGAGTCAGAATAAGGAATTACTTGAGGAGGCGCGCATCATGACGTCAGTTGATAACACATATTGTATCCGGATTCTTGCCGTCTGTATGACGGCCCAGATGATGTTGGTCTCACAGCTGATGCCGTTAGGATGTCTCTTGGATTACGTACGCAAGAATAAGGCAAATATTGGCTCCAAGGCGCTGTTAAATTGGTGCACGCAGATCGCTAAGGGGATGACGTATTTGGAGGACAGGGCGATTGTACATCGTGACTTGGCTGCGAGGAATGTCCTGG TGCAAAGTCCCACCCTGGTGAAGATCACAGATTTTGGCTTGGCAAAACTGTTAGACTATGATGAAGAGGAGTACCATGCAGCTGGGGGAAAA ATGCcgattaaatggctggcattagAGTGTATTCAACACAGAGTTTTTACACACAAAAGTGATGTATGGAGTTATG GTGTTACTGTTTGGGAGTTGTTTACATACGGTCAGCGGCCGTACGAGAATGTCCGGGCGCGAGATGTGCCGGACCTCCTCGAGAAGGGCGAACGTCTTCCACAGCCAAGCATTTGTACGATTGACgtatacatgatcatgataaaat GTTGGATGCTGGACGCAGAGAGCCGGCCTTCGTTCCGAGAATTAGCGGACGAATTTGAAAAAATGGCGCGAGACCCGGGAAGATATCTCGTAATAACG CACGACGAGCTGTGTCGTTTTGAAGACCTGGCAACGGTTGCCAGCCTCAGCACGCCCAATTTACTGATGGCGGACTTTTACCCACACGTCTGCGACCACAAGTCTGTCAGCTGGGCGTCATACGCTTCGTCCTCGTGCGCTAATATTCCCGGCCACGCCTATGACACCGTAGCC GGTGATAAGCTAATGCGTCTGCCAAGTCACAACGTTGATACTCAAGATCTCGTGCGGAATATGAGCATAGCGGTCGACGGGCCGGAGGAGGTGATAGATGCTGAGGAATATCTGATGCCAAAGTCGACCGAAACAACAGATGAGATCGACAGCCCAGTCCTGgcgaatggcatgaatggcatCAGCAATGGAAAG GTGCACATACCATCAGATTATGACGAACGGACACCCGCAAACAGCCCTGCACGGGAAAACCAGTTCTTGATCACGCCGACGAAACGTGACAAGAAATACGCCCACCTCGAGGGCAACTTCAATCGAGACAGAGGCAGCAATGGTGGGTCCCGGTACAGTTCAGATCCGTGCAAGATATTATCAACAAAAGATCCCAGAG ATGATCATAACGACTTTCTTGGCCGTGACCCAATGAAAGACTATGCCCTACATCTGCCAGTTGATGAAGATTATTACCTAACGCCAAAATCATCGAAACCCGCTCACTACATGGACATCATAGATA cTGATATGTATTGCAATCCTCGTTCAATGGAGCCAAACTCTGTCGATAACCCGGAATATTTCCAAAATGGACACCATGATAACTTACCTGCGAGCCCAACGTCAGAAACAAAATTACGGTTAGACTCGAGTTCACCGGACAGTGACGTACCAGGGCATGAATATTATAATGAGTACAATAGACTACAGCAATCCGACCCATCGGTTCTGCATCCCGGTGAGACGACTGTGTAG
- the LOC135499658 gene encoding epidermal growth factor receptor-like isoform X2 encodes MVVTKSDSVLVQSMDKFASKGRTNVDLVRNGAESDLCQCDKIRQSSERQSHWLHNLSSPARHSGICSLHQCRWFHLTLILIIFICGLSLLKVEGAGVVLDEKSRIDKMAVPWSIITKAFDMRVCAGTHEGLQSRPAKFRYDFLRERYTNCTYVNGNLEITFLDDPTINYDLGFLENIREVTGYVLIAYVYADYVPLKKLEIIRGQTLFSARRGEPKKYSLYVVANVKPNDKNVGLKELRFINLREILRGEIMFHNNNLLCYENQINWQDILDGDVNFKFDSTYYRRPCTTPCVKACDVDGRRLCWGSGPDYCQTLFKKMCSPQCDGRCFGPNPNQCCHAQCAAGCTGPRKSECRACQNFFNDGQCEPFCPPLEIYDKSEFKTVPNPNARYTYGSICVKKCPDNMLTDRSACVKSCPPDKLATTDLKCVPCDGPCPKKCPGMKSEYLDEVNIHNFTNCTIIDGNLRILKTTFDNDPYKNLTALDPAKLFKLSTVKEITGYLTIQHLPLEVKNLSFLGNLEKVSGRDVLSTHLSFSILYTSITSLGLKSLRSIMAGGVMIFDNRKLCYAMTVKWEKIIKDPKLFTIPNKYLYLKENRKKDQCDQDAQNCSVECDGCWGPGNSQCQACNNYTFNGLCIGSCKSQPRLYDAGNKTCKKCDDECSKGCRGPGPRNCTGDCKNFNDGPVCVSTCPIQKYPDTNKQCQPCHENCVGGCTGPANNIGKGACNKCGFLKMKEDGNTIDECLDKNPTEYFCPDGYYLQPGQGGKDTATPTNMWKGLPKCFKCHKLCKTCLGYGTYSCPICHYYRFQHSCFSECPTQDTYPMKKEGFDIECGRCHVQCKRGCDGASSTQCKYCANVKIVTEYQDDVTGEIRTTHNCTQACPEELPYVESDPETGEDLCVGELNSSKMNIVIGASVACILIVIIGIIIIAYWCRQRMLAKENMLKLTARMSGYDESVPLTPTDAKPDLAKLRLIKESELRKGGIIGSGAFGTVYKGVWVPEGENVKIPVAIKVLSEGTCPSQNKELLEEARIMTSVDNTYCIRILAVCMTAQMMLVSQLMPLGCLLDYVRKNKANIGSKALLNWCTQIAKGMTYLEDRAIVHRDLAARNVLVQSPTLVKITDFGLAKLLDYDEEEYHAAGGKMPIKWLALECIQHRVFTHKSDVWSYGVTVWELFTYGQRPYENVRARDVPDLLEKGERLPQPSICTIDVYMIMIKCWMLDAESRPSFRELADEFEKMARDPGRYLVITGDKLMRLPSHNVDTQDLVRNMSIAVDGPEEVIDAEEYLMPKSTETTDEIDSPVLANGMNGISNGKVHIPSDYDERTPANSPARENQFLITPTKRDKKYAHLEGNFNRDRGSNGGSRYSSDPCKILSTKDPRDDHNDFLGRDPMKDYALHLPVDEDYYLTPKSSKPAHYMDIIDTDMYCNPRSMEPNSVDNPEYFQNGHHDNLPASPTSETKLRLDSSSPDSDVPGHEYYNEYNRLQQSDPSVLHPGETTV; translated from the exons TTTGTGCTGGCACACACGAAGGTCTCCAATCGCGCCCGGCCAAGTTCAGATACGACTTCCTGCGAGAACGATACACGAACTGCACGTACGTCAATGGAAACTTAGAAATTACCTTCTTAGACGACCCGACAATAAATTATGACTTGGGCTTCTTGGAAAATATTCGCGAGGTGACGGGCTACGTCTTGATTGCATACGTCTACGCCGACTATGTCCCACTCAAGAAGTTGGAGATCATACGCGGGCAGACGCTGTTTAGCGCGCGGAGAGGCGAGCCGAAGAAATACAGCTTATACGTGGTGGCCAACGTGAAACCGAATGATAAGAATGTTGGACTGAAGGAACTCAGATTCATCAATTTGAGAG AGATCCTGCGTGGGGAGATCATGTTTCACAACAATAACCTGCTCTGTTATGAAAACCAAATAAACTGGCAGGATATTCTTGATGGCGATGTAAATTTTAAATTCGATAGCACATATTATCGAAGGCCGT GTACGACCCCTTGTGTTAAAGCATGCGACGTGGATGGCAGACGACTATGCTGGGGGAGCGGACCGGACTATTGCCAAACAT tgtTCAAGAAAATGTGCAGTCCCCAGTGCGATGGACGATGCTTTGGGCCTAACCCCAACCAGTGTTGCCACGCGCAATGCGCTGCAGGATGTACTGGACCAAGGAAATCAGAATGCCGAGCCTGCCAGAATTTCTTCAATGATGGCCAGTGCGAACCGTTTTGCCCGCCGTTGGAAATCTATGACAAATCAGAGTTCAAGACCGTCCCAAATCCAAATGCACGGTACACGTACGGCTCTATCTGCGTAAAGAAATGCCCTGATAACATGTTAACGGATCGGAGTGCGTGTGTGAAGTCTTGCCCGCCGGATAAACTCGCCACGACAGATTTAAAGTGCGTCCCTTGTGATGGCCCGTGCCCGAAAAAATGCCCTGGAATGAAATCGGAATATCTCGATGAGGTGAACATACACAATTTCACAAACTGCACCATTATTGACGGAAATCTGCGCATCTTGAAGACGACTTTTGATAACGATCCGTACAAGAATCTGACTGCTCTGGACCCAGCGAAACTGTTTAAGTTGTCAACAGTGAAGGAGATAACCGGGTATTTGACGATTCAGCATCTGCCTCTGGAGGTGAAGAATCTGTCATTTCTTGGGAATCTGGAGAAAGTGTCGGGCAGGGATGTCTTgag CACGCATCTGTCATTTTCAATCCTCTACACCAGCATCACATCGCTTGGGCTCAAGTCGTTACGGAGTATCATGGCAGGAGGCGTCATGATCTTTGACAACCGTAAGCTGTGTTACGCCATGACCGTCAAATGGGAGAAAATCATCAAGGATCCAAAATTGTTCACAATACCAAACAAGTATCTGTATTTGAAGGAGAATCGGAAAAAGGATCAATGTG aCCAAGACGCCCAGAACTGCAGCGTGGAGTGTGATGGGTGTTGGGGCCCGGGGAACAGCCAGTGTCAGGCCTGTAACAACTACACTTTCAACGGTCTGTGTATTGGATCCTGCAAATCCCAACCGAGACTTTACGACGCCGGGAATAAGACTTGTAAAAAATGTGATGATGAGTGCTCGAAGGGTTGTCGTGGGCCG GGTCCTCGTAACTGTACTGGCGACTGTAAGAACTTCAACGATGGGCCTGTTTGTGTGTCGACGTGCCCCATCCAAAAGTACCCGGACACGAATAAGCAATGTCAGCCATGTCATGAAAACTGTGTTGGAGG CTGCACCGGTCCTGCAAATAACATCGGCAAGGGGGCCTGTAACAAATGTGGCTTCTTGAAGATGAAGGAGGATGGTAATACGATTGACGAGTGTCTCGATAAGAACCCGACAGAGTATTTCTGCCCAGACGGTTACTATCTGCAGCCGGGCCAGGGTGGGAAAGACACTGCGACGCCAACAAATATGTGGAAAGGTTTACCG AAATGCTTCAAATGCCACAAACTGTGCAAGACCTGTCTGGGTTACGGTACCTACAGTTGCCCCATCTGCCACTACTATCGCTTCCAACACAGCTGCTTCAGTGAGTGCCCGACCCAGGACACCTACCCCATGAAGAAGGAGGGGTTCGACATTGAGTGCGGACGGTGCCATGTCCAGTGCAAGCGAGGGTGTGATGGTGCGTCGTCGACGCAGTGTAAATACTGCGCGAATGTGAAGATCGTGACGGAATATCAGGATGATGTCACCGGGGAGATTCGCACAACT CACAACTGTACACAAGCCTGTCCAGAGGAATTACCATATGTCGAAAGTGACCCAGAAACTGGCGAAGATCTTTGCGTCGGAGAACTGAATTCATC AAAAATGAACATCGTCATCGGTGCGTCTGTGGCGTGTATCTTGATTGTGATTATCGGTATTATCATCATTGCCTATTGGTGTCGCCAGCGAATGCTCGCCAAGGAGAACATGTTGAAGCTGACGGCGAGGATGAGCGGTTATGACGAATCTGTG CCGCTTACCCCAACAGATGCAAAGCCCGACTTGGCGAAACTTCGCCTCATCAAGGAGTCTGAACTCCGTAAAGGTGGCATCATCGGTTCGGGCGCGTTCGGTACTGTGTACAAAGGAGTCTGGGTACCCGAGGGCGAGAATGTCAAAATACCTGTCGCGATCAAGGTCTTGTCGGAAGGAACATGCCCGAGTCAGAATAAGGAATTACTTGAGGAGGCGCGCATCATGACGTCAGTTGATAACACATATTGTATCCGGATTCTTGCCGTCTGTATGACGGCCCAGATGATGTTGGTCTCACAGCTGATGCCGTTAGGATGTCTCTTGGATTACGTACGCAAGAATAAGGCAAATATTGGCTCCAAGGCGCTGTTAAATTGGTGCACGCAGATCGCTAAGGGGATGACGTATTTGGAGGACAGGGCGATTGTACATCGTGACTTGGCTGCGAGGAATGTCCTGG TGCAAAGTCCCACCCTGGTGAAGATCACAGATTTTGGCTTGGCAAAACTGTTAGACTATGATGAAGAGGAGTACCATGCAGCTGGGGGAAAA ATGCcgattaaatggctggcattagAGTGTATTCAACACAGAGTTTTTACACACAAAAGTGATGTATGGAGTTATG GTGTTACTGTTTGGGAGTTGTTTACATACGGTCAGCGGCCGTACGAGAATGTCCGGGCGCGAGATGTGCCGGACCTCCTCGAGAAGGGCGAACGTCTTCCACAGCCAAGCATTTGTACGATTGACgtatacatgatcatgataaaat GTTGGATGCTGGACGCAGAGAGCCGGCCTTCGTTCCGAGAATTAGCGGACGAATTTGAAAAAATGGCGCGAGACCCGGGAAGATATCTCGTAATAACG GGTGATAAGCTAATGCGTCTGCCAAGTCACAACGTTGATACTCAAGATCTCGTGCGGAATATGAGCATAGCGGTCGACGGGCCGGAGGAGGTGATAGATGCTGAGGAATATCTGATGCCAAAGTCGACCGAAACAACAGATGAGATCGACAGCCCAGTCCTGgcgaatggcatgaatggcatCAGCAATGGAAAG GTGCACATACCATCAGATTATGACGAACGGACACCCGCAAACAGCCCTGCACGGGAAAACCAGTTCTTGATCACGCCGACGAAACGTGACAAGAAATACGCCCACCTCGAGGGCAACTTCAATCGAGACAGAGGCAGCAATGGTGGGTCCCGGTACAGTTCAGATCCGTGCAAGATATTATCAACAAAAGATCCCAGAG ATGATCATAACGACTTTCTTGGCCGTGACCCAATGAAAGACTATGCCCTACATCTGCCAGTTGATGAAGATTATTACCTAACGCCAAAATCATCGAAACCCGCTCACTACATGGACATCATAGATA cTGATATGTATTGCAATCCTCGTTCAATGGAGCCAAACTCTGTCGATAACCCGGAATATTTCCAAAATGGACACCATGATAACTTACCTGCGAGCCCAACGTCAGAAACAAAATTACGGTTAGACTCGAGTTCACCGGACAGTGACGTACCAGGGCATGAATATTATAATGAGTACAATAGACTACAGCAATCCGACCCATCGGTTCTGCATCCCGGTGAGACGACTGTGTAG